ctcctctccgccgaCTCGCCCCTGTCCTTCGTAACCTGGTCCGGATCACTTGACACCCTCCCTGATCTGGCCAAGTTCCCGCCCCTCGCGATCCTTGTGAACGCGCATCTCTCGGCACTCAACTCactccgtctcctcgccccgctccacctccacccagcCCTGGCAGCGACGCAATGTGCAGCTCTGACGAAATGTACCCACGCCGTGGCGCAGTACGCGCGCCAAGCAGTAGCCATGAGCGATACCATGAACCCGGGGACGGGACACAAACGGTCCAACTCGGGCCGAGCCGCTCTCATCCGAAGAAACACCGAGACGCAACTGACCCCGGAAGCGCGCACAGCCCGCCGGCGCGAAGCACAGCGTACCTGCGCGGCATTCGCTGATGCCTGGGGTCAAGCTGTCGTGCCCCTCCTCCGGACGGCGCTTGACACTGGCGTCTTCGAGGAGGCATTGGACGATTCGGCGGAACTGAGGGAGACTTTGGAGACGCTGGACGCATGGGTCCGCGACCAGGATGTGGAGAGTACCGTCAAGGAGGGTGCACGGACGCCGAACGGATCGGGCGCCGCGACGCCTGTCGTACATGAGGAGCTGGTTGGTGAGCCGGAGGAGATGACTGCGGTGGAGAGGGGAGCATCACCtgtgcgctcgccgtcgcccgtGAAGGCTTCTCCTGTGAAGGAacgctcgccgtcgcccgtGAAGGCGGAGCCAGCacgctcaccctcgccccTGAAAGAGCCGGTGGCCCCTTCTCCCATCGCCTCTTCAGTGAAAGAACGCTCTCCGTCGCCCGTAAAGCCGGAACCAGCACGCTCGCCATCCCCTGTGAAAGTGCCGTCACCCAAGTCACCAGTACAGCCGTCATCGCCAGAACAGACATCGCCACCTCTGAAACCCACATTCCGAGCACCGCAATTCACCATCGACACCCCATCAGCACACGCCACGCCGGCTGACACGACGCCCGCGACATTGGCTACGCCTGTGGTCGagacgccgccgcctgtgCCTACACCTGAGCCAGAGCCGGAAGAGAATGAGAAGGCAGCAAATGGAcaggccaaggcggcggAAACCAAGGCGGCGGAAACCGAGGCGGCGAAAACCGAGCTTAACCACAAACCTGAGACGTCCAAGGAGAGAACCGAGATGAAGGTGGAGACCAAGCCGATGTCCGAAGTGAAGGCAGAGGGGACGGCCGAGtccacgccgacgacgacgtccgAGCAACCAGCCCAAGATGTCAACGGTACTGCCGATGCGGAAAAAGCCGGGGCGGCCGAGCAATCGGAGCCCGCGGTCACGGCCGACGCTGATCTCTCGGCCGTGTCCGTACTTGAAGACGAGTCTTCACCGTCTCCTGTCGCTGACACTGCGCCTGTGGTTGGCAACAAGCCCACAACCCCACCAGCGTCTGCCGAGACTACCACTGTGGTGGACACACCTGTTCCACCATCTGCACCCGACGCCACTCCACCAGCAGCATCTGAGACGCCAGCGGAAGAGGCCGATGACGACCCGGCCGAGTCTACCGGGCCATCAAGACCGCCGTCACCGTCTGGAGCTGCGCCGTCCACTAGCGGAGGaggcaagaagaagaagaagaagaacaaAAAGAAGAAGTAGAGCTAGAGCAGGGCAGTATCGCCCAACCTGTAATTGACGCCATGCATGGCGCCTATTAGACGTAGCGATACGTAACAGTTGCTATGGTCGGTGGCACTCGTTGTGAGCGCTGCCCCATCCAGGGAGCGTACGCGCCCCTCGAGAGCGCGCATGGTCGTTGGGTGCGTCGTGTGTTGATTGTCCGCCAGCGGAATCGACCCTCCTTTAAAGGAGAGTGAGGTAGTTGGAGGGGGCAATCTGATGTCAGCATCATCTATGGTTGAGCCAGGGCGGTGGAAAAGCGGTGTGGATATTCGCCACCTGAAAACATTCcgcagcgccgcggcgtcaTTGGTACCGGCGCATACTCTAATCTTGTGCACCGGCCTGGAGCAGTGTGGGAAGATGCGATGCGATACTCACGCCAGTCTGACCGCCGACCGTGCGGACCTGGTACCACTTGCCCGTCGTGTCGTGGACTTCGAGgatctcgcccttggcaaACGAGACCTCGTTTGGGTCGTCTGGGCTTGCCGAGTACGCGTAGTTTGCGCGGGCCTTGTGCTTGTACGCGACTGTGTCGGTGCTCTGGCCGATGGCGCTGGCAAAGTCGGGCTGGGGCGAGGTCGCGTTCATCTTGACTGGGCTCGGTCCGTCAAGGTTGATAGGCGTCGAGTAGCCCATCGAGCTGCCCATGCCGCCGTTGGCGTACGTAGCAGGCAGCTCGTGGCTGGACATCCCCCGGTCAGCGCCGTTGGCGCGGAGACCCGCGCTCTCGTTGCCGTAGACGccagcctcggcgcgggAGGCGCGTCCAGAGTGCCGCCtgctcgagggcgccccgccccacccACCAACGGTGCCCGACCCAAACGTGTAGAACAGCCACGAGTCCTCGTCAGAGGTCAGGAAGAGGAGCCAgacgagctggtgtcagcgtTGCAGGGAGGTGGCTCACGTCAACCATGCAGAGCAGAAGCCATCCGACACCGGTGGCAATCCTAGGGCCATTGCCTTTGTAGAAGATGTTCTGGACGCCCTGGACGGAGAACACGACGCAAATAGCAGTGAagatggcgagcgcgaagCGGTGCTGGGACAGTGATCCGCTTGCAGCGGAGATACTGCGCGTTAGTGCGATTCTGAAGGTTCCCGCCATGGCGGGCGCTCAGTGGACATACAGGAAGAAGACAACCACAAGGCTGGCGAGTAAGCACTAGCAAGCATAGAGAAACTTACATCTGGACCCATATCGCGAACCACAGTACACCAAGAGATGGTGTTCCAATCGCCATAGCTTGGAGTGAGCACAGTCGCATGACTCTAGTCCTGGTATCTCACATTGTGCTTCGACGACACACTGGCCGATAAAGGCAATAAACCACGCGACAAACGCGACACCAATAGTCGCAATGAGCGGCGGGCTGCGCACGACGGCGCCAATGTCAAATCCTCTGCCGACCATTGCGGAGATGGGTTGGGGGTAGGTTGTGGATATGGGGGATTGAGAGGGAGAttgagaaggagatgaggagggagagtgggaggaTTCAAGAGTGGATTGTTTGTGAGACGTTGTTGAAAGGGAAGGGTAGGAATGTACTGGCTCAATTGGTGCCGTGCAGTGGGTGCAAGTTGCGAGCTCCGTTACAAAGGCCAAACAAGTTGTGCACAGGTCTGGATCTCTTTGGGCCTTGGTTCTGTCTACGTTGCCGTTGCTCGGTGTCGGAGATAGAGGGTGATGAagatgagggcgacgacgctcgCGTCGTGTTTATGGCTTTTAGGGTGGGGGGGTTGAAGTGGCTGTGAAAGTGTGAAAGAGACACAAAAGTCAAGTAGAGTCAAGAGTCAAGTCAAACTCAGCCATTGTACCTTTGACGCCACTCTCCCTGGTTCTGCCATTCGCCTTTGGCCTCCAGCCTTCCCTCCCGTCATTCTCCCGTCATTTTCTTACAATGATAAATCAAATGTTGAGTGACTATGATACAATCTATCCTATTACTACCCCTAGCCTTAGTAGATGTTCCTCTTACGCGTCCTCTCCTCAAATGCCAATTTACTCAAATTGCGGTCCATCTACGCCGCCCTTTAGAATCTAAAGCAACACAAATTATACCCCCGTGAATAGATTACGAATTTGATCCCGTTGCCACCCAACGTCATCTGGTTCATGGTTCATGTCAGCCAAGCGAACGCGACCCCCACCCCCAAATCAACATTACTCTTCTCGATCCCcttccccatcccctctcTCATCAGCCAACGCCGGCCATCACCCCCGGCCTAAAGATAGATACCAGGACGCAATCCACCACGGCATggcgcgacgtcggcatGCAGTGTCCCGTTTGTGAAAGCACCCGCGACAAGCTCTACTGCGCACCATGTCTCCAGGAAGGGTACGCCATCTCAAGGATGCGCTGACGCAGCGTGAACGGACATACGGCGATGAAGCACGAGATAGAGGGACAGGTCATTGCTGCCCGCGAGAAAGCTGAGCAGCTGCTCAAAGGCAACCCTGGTGCGCCCGGTGCTACAGAATGGCGTGAGCTACGTGCCAACGTCGCGGCGGCTGAGGCCCGGGTGGCTGCGTTGCGGGCACGGATTGCACGCACCTCTGATGATGCGCAGAGGAGTGAGCTGTTGTGCGTTGCCCCAGGCTCACATCAGTACGCGTTTCCACCTCATCAACTGGAGCTAtacgccgacggcgacagacgctcgaggacgccgagcacgccaTACCCACACACGAAGATATGGCAGCGCGCATCGCTACTGTGCGACAGCAGCAACGGGAGGTCGGCAAACGTATCATCCAGGCACGCAAGGTGCTCGTACGGGAAGCGGTGGATGTGTTTGGCGTTCAGCGCATGCGGGGATGGGAGAttgccggcctcgagctccccCCACCAGACCTTTTCAGGGGTAGGTCCTCCCTCGGCGTATGTATGCTAACCCAGTGCACCCGTCTGCGACAATAAATGCGGCCTTGGTGCATAccatccacctcctctccctcctgACGTCGTACCTCTCCCTTACGCTGCCGTTCGAACCCATCTGGCCGTTTGGGGTCCACATCGGCCGGCCAGTAATGGCTCCGAATGTGCCGCTCCTCGCAACCAAGAAGTTCCGCGAAAAGAAACACGTCCTCTGGATGTCGAGTACAGCTCCAGCACTCGCCCGCAGCCGGAAGGGTGGCTTTACGGTGCTCAAAGGCTCGGCGCTGGCAGCGGTGCTCGCCCGTAGCGGGAGCAAGCACCGCAGCACGCTCACAGCCTTTGCGCTACTTGCGCATTCTATTGCCTATCTCGCATATACCCAGGGTGTGGGTGGTATTGGGATTGCCGACGcgtccgaggacgacgttACCGAGGGGGTGCTCGTCAGCGCGACCGACGTGCTGGAGCTCATTGCGCTTACTGCCGAGTCCTCGGATTTGGGTGTGAGGGCGCACGAGCCAGGTACGACGCAGACTATGAGACACCTCGGATTCGGGCTCGACGTCAACAAAGTCGTCGAAAGCGTGCTCGCTGCCGAGAGGGCGCGATGGGGAGGCGTACCCGATGGAACCGAGGAGCTCAGTGAGGGGTGGGAcatgctcgaggaggagaaggatgAACAGTCGTGATGGAGTATGGAGAGCACGGCAGTGTTGTTGTATCATCAAATACACCTGACATCGTTGCAAGTGGAGCAGTGGGAGTTTTCAGTGTATCTGCCAAAGTACCATCCACCCAGAATGTTTGGACACTCTGGAGAACGACAGAAGGTATGGTGCCCTTGAGACGTAATGTGGCGGACGCCATCACAGGCGCCAGGGGATTGAGGGGTACGGCCGGCGCGCAGCACTCAATGCCCACTGATGACCGAGGCACGTTGGTCCACGGTACTGGCCAGCCCACCTAGCTGACGTACTCTTTTCCCGTGGGTGAAGAATCTGATGAGCTGGATCaggtcgaccttgtccgGAAGCTCTACAAGGGGTACGTGGCACGGGAGCCCGCGGTGACGCCGCTAGGGTTGTCGGGGCCGGATACGCCTCCAACGAGACCACCGACAGCTACAGCGGGAAGGAGACGCCGAGATGAAATACGCAATCCCTCAGTCGTGTGAACCTCGAGCATGCGACGACCAAACAGTGCAAGAGATTGTACATTGCCAGCCGTTTCCTCTCAAGCTCATCTCATGAGTACACATACATGGCACCAAATTTATACAATACTGGCGTGACCGGGCTCAGCTAGGCCTACTCAccctgctcctgctcctcgcgcatctcggccaggcggcggcgcataGCCTTCTCCGTCCGCGTGGGCGGGACACGGCGACACAAgaccgcgccgacgagggcggcgagccCGCCAAACCTTAGCACCCACGATACGCCGGTCCGTTCGCGGAACTCTGGCTCGAGATGATCAGGGGGTAAGTCACCGTCGACCACCTTGAAGATGATGCtggcgacgatggcgatCTGTGTCAGCTGCTACACGGATAACGGATAACCATACCAGAAACTGTGGGAACACAATCGCGAGATTGTGGATGCCCATGATCGTTCCCCCTGCAACGGGTCCTTGCGGGGCATACTCTATACCGGCAGCTTCAAGGTCGACTGCAGAGTATGCGTTCTGTAAGGTATGGTCGACTAGAAGGCGGGTCTCGTCCGGTGATGATGACACTTCTGGGGATGGTGGGGCTGTACGCCTGTCCTTGTCGTTATCGGCATCGATTTCGCGTAGGAACTCCATCATGATCGCGAAGGGCACCCACATCGCCACGGCCCAGCAGATACCTACCAGCGCGATCATGGTTGTCGCTTGCCACACGGTTGAGATGAAGAATGTGCTCATCATGAGAacgaagaagaagacgagggCGCACGTCCACACGTCTCTCAGCATGAAAGGCACTGCGTTAGTTGGGACGCAGGAAGACCTACTTCGAGGGAGTTTGAGTGGTCGGCCACGACGGTGCGCGTCGCGACGCCAGACGTCCACCGTGTCCCGGATACGTGCGGAttccgcctcgtcgtcgtcgtagtcgtttgggaggaggcgctcgtcgcgctgcgAGAACCATGGGAGCACTGTGCCAGCGGTAATGGCCACAAAGGCGTAGAGGAGCATGGCAAAACTCCCCACGCGGGTTGCCTCGCCGCGGTCGGCGTTGCGGCCTTGCTCGTGGCTCATTACCGTTTGCATGTACGTGGTCGAGTAGAACCTGATATCAGCATTCTGTTCACAGGTGCATCCCGAGCATCCACTTTGCCAGCCAATTCCACCTTGCCACTCCTTCGTCATGCACTGTGACTCTGGCAATTCCAAAGTCTGAGCCAGTTCAATGTAGTGCTCTTGGCACCAGTAGTCCGAGATAACGGATTGGGTTGGGAAGAGGATCGGCTAAATAGGTTAATTACCGATCGCCAggcacctccacccaaaCCACCACAGACACCATCCACAATCTTGCCCACTACTTGTCTCGAGAAGCAATATACGCACAAGTAGGTGAACCAACCGCCGAAGGCGGCGAACTGAACAGCGCAAATGCGGCGCACGGGCTCAGGGAGGGTGCGTATTGCCTGGTCGATTGCGTAAAACATGTCTCGCAGCTTGCCCCGGTTCGTGTTGGGTACGAGACATGAGCGTGGGTCCTCATCGATTGTGAAGCACGTGATCCACACAGTAATGACTAGGAGCGTCATGGCGACAATGCAGAGCTTGCGGAACTGTTCGCCGCCGATCAACCGAATGATCGGGACAGAGTCGAGTTTGATGTAGCCCAGCGCGAAGCCGACAATGCTTCCCAGATGCAGGAAACGGGCGTGCAGAGCGTTGGCCGCGTTAATCTGTTCCTCTGGTGTGACGTCAAAAACGAGGTTGCGGAGGGAAGCCTGTaggctggcgtcagtggTGTCCGCATCCAACCCACCCATTGAGAGCAAAGTCGAGACTGTAAAAGCAGAACACAGCAATGCTGATAGCCGTGAGCTTGACCAAGCGGCCATGACGGGGGTCCCAATCACCCTGACCCCCGCCGAAGATGTCGAcgatggccttggcgacggGTTCGGTAAACGCGAGCCCGAGGGTCGAAATGACGAGCAGAATCGTGCTCGCAACAATCCAGTACCGCCGGCGATACCTAGAAGTCGACGAGTCCGAGATAACGCCGATGAGGggctggacgacgaggcctGAGATCGGGCCAGCGAGCCACACGAGGGAGGTGAGGTCCTCGCTGAGACCCAGGTCGAGTAGGTATGGTGTACCGTATCCGAGTTCGACTGTCCAGGCGATCTGACTCCCCCCCATCGATACCGTGAGCGCGATCAGACGCCATAGGCTTAGGcggcgcttctccttgagTTCAGGCAGCTCGATCCGGCTCTGCTCGCCTTCCatgtcctcctcaacgccgcGCGCAAAGTTCCAGTCACGCAGTGCGGGGCGGGGCGACGTAGGACTGATCGGGGCCacgaggtcgcgcaggCTCGTGTACCCGCTCGGCGAGCCGTTGGTTCCATTTGTTCCATTGGCGCCATTGGCGCCGTTATGTTGTGAGCGGCGTGGGGTGTGGGGTTGCCCACCGAGGCTgggccttgggcttgtcATTGTAATTGAGTGAGTGGGCGATGTATGGATGACGAGTGACCCGGCCCGAATGTGGGGTACCTCAGGgtttgggtggcgaggatggagaTGTTGGATGTCACAACCACATCCAACCTCGAGAACAATAGAGATGACTAGAAGACTAGAAGACTAGGAAACTAGTATATGAGGAAAGAAGTAGATATGTATGTAAACAGATGGTCAATCATCTCAAGTTATATACATCTCATCCACACCCATCCACCTCGCGGCTAACTTTGGAGTGTTGCTTTGCGCAAAAAGCGCAAAACGAGGGGACCATGACGGGGTTCGAACACGTGAGTTGTGTTGCTGCCAGGGCACATGTCAACAAGGCTCGCGGGAGCAAATATCCATGATTACAGTGTATTTGTAATATCATTAAGAAAGCGATTTAAAGTCGATTCGCCGCTCAACTGCGGTTGAAGCTCAAGCGCACAAGTCGCCAAAGGGAATGCTGAATGACTTGGAACACTTTGTCAACgtctctcttctctctctctccaccacTCATCCTTCAATGCACGGGCAGgttgtcctcgaccacTCGGCCCTCCCTCAACTCATCGACGACATTCTCGCAAATGCCCACTACtctgtcctcctcgcttTCCGCGGCACCTCGCGCCTCTTCCAGGCCCGCATAGACGCCGACCTCTTCCACCACATCACCGCGCGAGAACATGACTACGAGGAAGACATTCCGCCAGACATGCCGATTGCAGAGCTTGCAGCCCGTCCCACACCCTCGAATGTCGAACTGCGCACTGCGTCAGGACGGCGCTTGCCAGGTGTACGatgggaggacgaggaagcctcggacgccgagcgGCTGCACTGGGCAGCGCGGATCAGGCGATACACCCGCGTGGTGGACTTTAGCAACGATGTTTGTCTCGACAACCAGGAGCCTGTGTGCGATACCGCACTGCTGGCCGACCCCGAGGTACGTCGGATATTGGAGGAACACGACCGCAACCTCCTGCGCTGGGCTTTGGGGAATGTGCAGCGCGTGCGGCGCTGGGACATGGGTACGATATTCGCAATGGGCGCCGACACCATTGTGCAGTTTGCGCACGCCGAAACGTCGTGGGACGGATACATGTGCGAACCGGGCGCGCTGTTCGACGACATGTACGTCGAGCCGCTTGATAAGCTCGTCATCAACCTTCGCTACGACCCGGGTATCGCTCTGCTCGAGCAGTGCGACTTTGGCCACAACACCCACCGACATAGGACGAACAGTTTCAACCGCCGGCGGAACAGGATCGAGAAcccgcgcgagctcgtcgtcatcttTGGGCATGATCGGCGGTATGGTCCGGACACGCGCTTCGGCGGGCCAGGCAAGCAGCTGGATGACCTACCGGAGCCAGAAGAGGATGCGCCGCCTCTGGGACTCCTGCACGGTGTTGTCGAGTTTCTTGGCTCCAAACTGCACTgcgtcgagcgcatcgtGCTCGTTGGGCTCGAGGGTGTCGAGCGTGCATTCCTCAACGTCTCGCCGGGTATCGCCGAAGCCAAGCTACACGACAAGGTGCGCAAAGCAATCCGTGTCGAGAGCGCTGCACAGGAAGACGATCTTttcgacgaggaggagaacctctgccgcctcgcgctAATGGatgagcgcctcgcgcagTGGCAATTCCACCCCGAATTCGACCACTTTGCTGTGACTGAGTACTGGGAGGCGCGGAagcaggagctcgacggcgactTTCGCGCACTAAACAAGCTTGTCCACCGCCTGCATACCGTCACGGCTGCGGACGGATATCCTAATGGCCTATTAAGCGCGATGCCGTCGTGGGTCAACCTCCCCGACCAGCCAACGTTTGCGAGCATTCATTTCATGACCCACGACGAGTACCGCGATCGGTACGGACAGGAGACGTGGGATTTCGAGACGGACGGGTACGAGATCGATTAGGATCGAGTGGCGAGCGTGGCGAtgccgcggcgagcgcgtgaCCGGGAGCCCGTGAGGTTACGATGGACTTGGGCTATAGATGCCCGCAGCGCAAAGAGACGGGCTACGAGAACGATTATGAGCGAGCCGCACGCGCAGCGATGCCCTGGCTACTGCAAGCCTGAGAGCAAGAGACGGGGAGGAGACGGATGGGACGAAGCCGAGAGTCGATGGCTGTAGCATGACATGACCGACTGATCTTGGCGAACCCTCTATAGTCTGTTGTATCATATATTGCATAGGGAGGCACACTTGAAAAGTCGACAGGAATGGTGGAGCACACCATAGCGGCAGGGGCCTATACCCATCTCTCGTTAACAACCAGCATCCAGAGCATGTCGTCCAGGTCGGCCACAAGTGCCTACGCCACTGCAGATATACATTGGTTGGTTGGGTCTACCAAATGgtggcctcctccgcccgcTTTcgcgcctcagcctcacgCATCTCGGCGGGCTTctgcccctcctcctcctccttcatGCGGGCCAGCGCAGCCTGGAAGGCGGGACGCGCACGCATACGCTCGACCCATGCGTCGGTGGCCGGCCCAAGTTGGTACAGCCTCGGCGCATTGGGCCTGGCGCGCCCATGAGCAATACTGTTAAGGGGGAAGAACATCATGAACTGTGTATGTAAGCGATTCTCAAGTAGCAAGACTTACGTCGCCAAGTCCAAGCTTGTCGCTACCAGAAAACAGCTCGTGTCCCGCAAGCCAAGTCTCAGCCTCTCCCAGGGCGCCGGTAGCATGTTCCCTTGCCCAATTCTGGAACCAGTCGTTCATCATCTTGACACCCTTGGTCGTATCCCGATTAAGTCCATCCTCCTTGAGAATCTGCCTCATGCCGAGGGTAGCAAAGCGCGCCGGCTGTAAATACAGCATGAGGGATCCTTCGGAGAAATGGCTCCAAAACAGACTGTTGGGTGATGGCTCATTCTCAGtagagggagagggaaagGTACGGAGAAGCGTACCCAGAATCGCCGCGCTCTCAGTGAGTGTCTTGCCGTCCATCTGGACCGCCGGACTCTTGCCAAGAGGAGATACGTCACGCAGCGAGCTTCCTGCGAACCAGCCTTTCGTGCGATAGTGGACCCGCACGTCGTAGGGTTCGCCTAGTTCCTGGTCTTAGATTTTGGAAGATTAGATT
Above is a genomic segment from Cutaneotrichosporon cavernicola HIS019 DNA, chromosome: 1 containing:
- a CDS encoding uncharacterized protein (Glutathione S-transferase, N-terminal domain), translating into MNKARVLVHHLQNSRSARVLWALEELGEPYDVRVHYRTKGWFAGSSLRDVSPLGKSPAVQMDGKTLTESAAILGTLLRTFPSPSTENEPSPNSLFWSHFSEGSLMLYLQPARFATLGMRQILKEDGLNRDTTKGVKMMNDWFQNWAREHATGALGEAETWLAGHELFSGSDKLGLGDFMMFFPLNSIAHGRARPNAPRLYQLGPATDAWVERMRARPAFQAALARMKEEEEGQKPAEMREAEARKRAEEATIW
- a CDS encoding uncharacterized protein (mfs general substrate transporter); the protein is MTSPRPSLGGQPHTPRRSQHNGANGANGTNGTNGSPSGYTSLRDLVAPISPTSPRPALRDWNFARGVEEDMEGEQSRIELPELKEKRRLSLWRLIALTVSMGGSQIAWTVELGYGTPYLLDLGLSEDLTSLVWLAGPISGLVVQPLIGVISDSSTSRYRRRYWIVASTILLVISTLGLAFTEPVAKAIVDIFGGGQGDWDPRHGRLVKLTAISIAVFCFYSLDFALNGLQASLRNLVFDVTPEEQINAANALHARFLHLGSIVGFALGYIKLDSVPIIRLIGGEQFRKLCIVAMTLLVITVWITCFTIDEDPRSCLVPNTNRGKLRDMFYAIDQAIRTLPEPVRRICAVQFAAFGGWFTYLFYSTTYMQTVMSHEQGRNADRGEATRVGSFAMLLYAFVAITAGTVLPWFSQRDERLLPNDYDDDEAESARIRDTVDVWRRDAHRRGRPLKLPRMPFMLRDVWTCALVFFFVLMMSTFFISTVWQATTMIALVGICWAVAMWVPFAIMMEFLREIDADNDKDRRTAPPSPEVSSSPDETRLLVDHTLQNAYSAVDLEAAGIEYAPQGPVAGGTIMGIHNLAIVFPQFLIAIVASIIFKVVDGDLPPDHLEPEFRERTGVSWVLRFGGLAALVGAVLCRRVPPTRTEKAMRRRLAEMREEQEQGE
- the SHO1 gene encoding uncharacterized protein (Plasma membrane osmosensor that activates the high osmolarity glycerol (HOG) MAPK signaling pathway in response to high osmolarity), whose translation is MVGRGFDIGAVVRSPPLIATIGVAFVAWFIAFIGQCVVEAQSMAIGTPSLGVLWFAIWVQILVVVFFLISAASGSLSQHRFALAIFTAICVVFSVQGVQNIFYKGNGPRIATGVGWLLLCMVDLVWLLFLTSDEDSWLFYTFGSGTVGGWGGAPSSRRHSGRASRAEAGVYGNESAGLRANGADRGMSSHELPATYANGGMGSSMGYSTPINLDGPSPVKMNATSPQPDFASAIGQSTDTVAYKHKARANYAYSASPDDPNEVSFAKGEILEVHDTTGKWYQVRTVGGQTGIAPSNYLTLL
- a CDS encoding uncharacterized protein (Vacuolar sorting 38 and autophagy-related subunit 14), which codes for MQCPVCESTRDKLYCAPCLQEGVNGHTAMKHEIEGQVIAAREKAEQLLKGNPGAPGATEWRELRANVAAAEARVAALRARIARTSDDAQRIRVSTSSTGAIRRRRQTLEDAEHAIPTHEDMAARIATVRQQQREVGKRIIQARKVLVREAVDVFGVQRMRGWEIAGLELPPPDLFRVHPSATINAALVHTIHLLSLLTSYLSLTLPFEPIWPFGVHIGRPVMAPNVPLLATKKFREKKHVLWMSSTAPALARSRKGGFTVLKGSALAAVLARSGSKHRSTLTAFALLAHSIAYLAYTQGVGGIGIADASEDDVTEGVLVSATDVLELIALTAESSDLGVRAHEPGTTQTMRHLGFGLDVNKVVESVLAAERARWGGVPDGTEELSEGWDMLEEEKDEQS
- a CDS encoding uncharacterized protein (Dor1-like family); the encoded protein is MEEEPDTPSLVELLQRTAADQHLSAPDLSTPAAQEYLDALQALPLKALLAEAGAITDAAGGVEGELTNLCYREYPTFISVHKCSAAVTSAFDDFSSSLGRLLDAVPALEDECRTFVRGTARMQDARAKAVLVQEHQDKLFDLLEIPQLMDTCVRNGYYQEALELSAHTDSLLKRYPGVELVHDVAKEVDGVLQLMLSQLLALLREPIKLPALVKTVGYLRRLSIIGEDELGLAFLVSRLSNFRTQLGALERDRPDPVRYVRKYVDLFREHVFDIISQFSAIFEGARGAAQLASFAGQCVDELVSVVATNVPKMKDAASLSSILVQLGYCALAFARVGLDFSALVTDPFADAVSSAFGGAITDATKSLAMALAQAEKGSGSPASALLAPEALPALLSADSPLSFVTWSGSLDTLPDLAKFPPLAILVNAHLSALNSLRLLAPLHLHPALAATQCAALTKCTHAVAQYARQAVAMSDTMNPGTGHKRSNSGRAALIRRNTETQLTPEARTARRREAQRTCAAFADAWGQAVVPLLRTALDTGVFEEALDDSAELRETLETLDAWVRDQDVESTVKEGARTPNGSGAATPVVHEELVGEPEEMTAVERGASPVRSPSPVKASPVKERSPSPVKAEPARSPSPLKEPVAPSPIASSVKERSPSPVKPEPARSPSPVKVPSPKSPVQPSSPEQTSPPLKPTFRAPQFTIDTPSAHATPADTTPATLATPVVETPPPVPTPEPEPEENEKAANGQAKAAETKAAETEAAKTELNHKPETSKERTEMKVETKPMSEVKAEGTAESTPTTTSEQPAQDVNGTADAEKAGAAEQSEPAVTADADLSAVSVLEDESSPSPVADTAPVVGNKPTTPPASAETTTVVDTPVPPSAPDATPPAASETPAEEADDDPAESTGPSRPPSPSGAAPSTSGGGKKKKKKNKKKK